From Zhongshania aliphaticivorans, one genomic window encodes:
- the tnpC gene encoding IS66 family transposase — MTTRPSTPSSDDIHSLKALLLEKDKRISLLEAQVRLLRHKRFAASSEKSDGQAELFNEAEAAEPVPEDDLDENTDDAETETIQYERRKSRGRKSLPADLPHVRIEHDLADADKVCECGCALTHIGEDTSEQLDIIPATVHVLVHARLKYACKACESTVRTAALPAQPIPKSNASAGLLAYIATAKYHDALPLHRQEAIFKRMEIDIPRNTLANWMMRSGELIAPLIAQLDSELRSGKIIQCDETPLQVLNEPDRPASSQSYMWVRRSGAPDHSIVLYDYAPSRAGSVAEKLLKDFSGYLQTDDYAGYHAVGRKDDISHVGCWAHARRKFVDAQKAGTSKDKKTTRIGKADVAISYIAKLYAIEKQAKDASSETRRQLRQEKSVPIFSALREWLDKTLHSTLPKGLLGTALGYLNKNWEKLVAYTEDGDVNIDNNLAENAIRPFVIGRKNWLFSATPRGAHASAAIYSLIETAKANGLEPYAYLREVFARLPSISSDDELQALLPWNVSLV; from the coding sequence ATGACGACGCGACCATCAACCCCTTCTTCTGACGATATCCACAGCCTCAAAGCTTTGCTTTTGGAGAAGGATAAACGCATCTCGTTACTCGAAGCACAAGTGCGTTTACTCAGGCATAAACGCTTTGCGGCCAGCAGCGAGAAGTCGGATGGGCAGGCCGAGCTGTTTAATGAAGCCGAAGCCGCTGAGCCTGTTCCCGAAGACGACCTTGACGAAAACACGGATGACGCCGAAACCGAAACAATCCAGTATGAGCGTCGCAAATCCCGTGGTCGTAAATCGTTACCCGCTGACTTGCCGCACGTTCGTATCGAACATGATCTGGCTGATGCCGACAAAGTCTGTGAATGCGGTTGTGCGTTAACGCATATTGGCGAAGACACCAGCGAGCAGCTGGATATCATTCCTGCAACCGTCCACGTCTTAGTACACGCCCGCCTGAAATACGCCTGCAAAGCGTGTGAATCGACGGTACGTACCGCCGCATTACCGGCGCAGCCCATTCCAAAAAGCAATGCGAGTGCAGGCCTACTGGCGTATATCGCTACCGCGAAATACCATGATGCGCTGCCACTGCACCGCCAAGAAGCCATCTTCAAACGGATGGAGATTGATATCCCCCGCAACACCCTCGCCAATTGGATGATGCGCAGCGGTGAATTGATCGCGCCACTTATCGCCCAGCTTGATAGCGAACTTCGCAGCGGCAAAATCATCCAGTGCGACGAAACGCCGCTTCAGGTGCTAAACGAACCGGACAGGCCCGCAAGTAGCCAATCGTATATGTGGGTCAGGCGCAGTGGCGCCCCCGATCACTCCATCGTGTTATATGATTATGCGCCGAGCCGCGCTGGCAGCGTGGCGGAAAAATTACTAAAGGACTTTAGTGGTTACCTGCAAACCGATGACTATGCGGGCTACCATGCCGTTGGACGCAAAGACGACATTAGCCATGTGGGGTGCTGGGCACACGCACGCCGTAAATTCGTTGATGCTCAAAAGGCAGGGACATCTAAAGACAAAAAGACTACCCGCATCGGCAAAGCCGATGTGGCGATCAGTTATATTGCCAAGCTGTACGCCATCGAAAAGCAGGCGAAAGACGCGAGCAGCGAAACTCGCCGCCAGCTACGCCAAGAGAAAAGTGTTCCGATCTTCAGCGCCCTTAGGGAGTGGCTGGACAAAACACTACACAGCACCTTGCCCAAAGGCCTACTCGGTACGGCGCTGGGTTATCTCAATAAGAACTGGGAAAAGCTCGTAGCCTACACAGAAGACGGCGACGTCAACATCGACAATAACCTTGCGGAGAACGCCATCCGCCCCTTCGTTATTGGCCGCAAAAATTGGCTGTTCAGCGCGACGCCCAGAGGTGCCCACGCCAGCGCCGCTATTTATAGCTTGATCGAAACCGCGAAAGCGAATGGCCTTGAACCTTACGCGTATTTGCGTGAGGTGTTTGCAAGACTGCCAAGCATATCCAGTGATGACGAATTGCAGGCATTGCTACCCTGGAATGTGTCCCTCGTATAG